One window of the Nicotiana tabacum cultivar K326 chromosome 4, ASM71507v2, whole genome shotgun sequence genome contains the following:
- the LOC107802839 gene encoding protein IMPAIRED IN BABA-INDUCED STERILITY 1 translates to MGCVASKQTVSVTPAFDHSGVLRDSEDVGSGRGRVGSGAFGLDFDLKKVKKRADSGLSGGSELGESGRASSNGCGSESVSFRLGNLQKYVEGEQVAAGWPAWLSAVAGEAIQGWVPLRAESFEKLEKIGQGTYSSVFRARDLESGRTVALKKVRFDNFEPESVRFMAREIMILRRLDHPNIIKLEGLITSRLSCSMYLVFEYMEHDISGLLSRPEVEFSESQVKCYMKQLLSGIEHCHSRGVMHRDIKGANLLVNNDGILKVADFGLANFCNLGRKQPLTSRVVTLWYRPPELLLGSTEYGASVDLWSVGCVFGELLTGKPILQGRTEVEQLHKIFKLCGSPPDDYWKKSKLPHATLFKPQHPYESCLWDTFKDLTKSAVSLIETLLSVEPHKRGTASSALVSEYFKTKPHACDPSSLPKYPPSKEIDAKHCEEAKRKKPSGRARGPETTRKSTRKHNATNKLAPEEKLPVQNQGVNKTNGSSLCAQREGDVIIGLTRPKPSVDSMGEASHIKNASQGDVPFSGPLQVSGSSGFAWAKRRFDDSSMRSRSKSSSRSLKFEPSGALHIKNSLELKRQDSEATKGSRTNSKGRDTYEFTKHAMQQHWSQLEQTDSFDASDGYHSQELSLALYLKEETAFKRINVIQDQGDKVEFSGPLLSQSHRVDELLERHERQIRQAVRRSWFQRVRKNGN, encoded by the exons ATGGGTTGTGTGGCGTCCAAGCAAACAGTGTCGGTAACTCCTGCATTTGATCATTCAGGGGTTCTCAGAGACAGTGAAGATGTCGGGTCGGGTCGTGGCCGGGTCGGGAGCGGTGCTTTTGGACTGGACTTTGATTTGAAGAAGGTGAAGAAGAGGGCTGACTCAGGACTGAGTGGAGGGAGCGAGTTGGGTGAGTCAGGGAGAGCGAGTTCGAATGGTTGTGGTAGTGAGTCAGTGAGTTTTAGGCTTGGGAATTTGCAGAAATATGTGGAAGGAGAACAAGTGGCTGCTGGTTGGCCTGCTTGGCTCAGTGCTGTTGCAGGGGAAGCTATTCAAGGATGGGTTCCTCTCAGAGCTGAGTCTTTTGAGAAATTGGAAAAG ATAGGTCAGGGTACATACAGCAGTGTATTCAGAGCACGTGATTTAGAAAGTGGAAGGACAGTTGCCCTGAAGAAGGTGCGATTTGATAACTTCGAGCCGGAAAGTGTTAGATTTATGGCACGAGAAATTATGATTCTCCGCAGGCTTGACCACCCCAATATCATTAAATTAGAGGGTCTCATTACCTCCAGATTGTCTTGTAGCATGTATCTTGTGTTCGAGTACATGGAACATGATATTTCCGGACTCCTGTCTCGTCCAGAAGTTGAGTTCAGCGAATCACAG GTTAAATGCTACATGAAGCAGTTGTTGTCTGGAATCGAGCATTGTCATTCTCGAGGTGTAATGCACCGGGATATCAAAGGTGCAAATCTTCTGGTAAATAATGATGGAATTTTGAAGGTTGCAGATTTTGGATTGGCGAACTTCTGTAACCTTGGGCGGAAGCAACCACTAACCAGCCGAGTTGTCACTTTATGGTATCGTCCTCCAGAGCTTTTGTTGGGTTCCACAGAGTATGGAGCTTCTGTGGATCTTTGGAGTGTCGGATGTGTGTTTGGTGAACTTCTTACTGGTAAACCTATTCTTCAGGGGAGAACTGAG GTTGAACAGCTGCATAAAATTTTTAAGCTCTGTGGATCTCCACCAGATGATTACTGGAAGAAATCTAAACTTCCTCACGCAACTCTATTTAAGCCACAGCATCCTTATGAGAGCTGTCTTTGGGACACCTTTAAAGATCTAACCAAAAGTGCAGTCTCACTCATAGAGACTCTTCTTTCAGTGGAGCCACATAAACGTGGAACTGCCTCTTCTGCCCTTGTATCTGAG tacttcAAGACAAAGCCTCATGCTTGTGATCCTTCAAGCCTGCCAAAGTATCCACCAAGCAAAGAGATTGACGCCAAACATTGCGAAGAAGCAAAAAG GAAGAAGCCTAGTGGAAGAGCCCGTGGACCCGAGACAACCAGAAAGTCAACTAGAAAACATAATGCAACCAATAAACTGGCACCTGAAGAg AAGTTACCGGTCCAAAACCAAGGTGTTAATAAAACTAACGGCAGTAGTCTGTGTGCTCAGAGAGAAGGAGATGTTATTATAGGTCTCACGCGACCTAAACCATCAGTTGATTCAATGGGCGAGGCTTCCCACATCAAGAATGCATCTCAAGGCGATGTCCCCTTTTCAGGTCCTCTTCAAGTTTCTGGATCAAGTGGTTTTGCATGGGCGAAAAGACGCTTTGATGATTCGTCAATGAGATCGAGGAGTAAATCAAGTTCAAGAAGCCTAAAGTTTGAACCTTCAGGTGCACTTCATATTAAAAATAGCCTGGAGCTAAAAAGACAAGACAGTGAAGCTACAAAAGGAAGTCGGACCAATTCCAAGGGCCGTGACACCTATGAATTCACCAAGCATGCAATGCAACAACATTGGAGCCAATTAGAGCAAACAGACTCGTTTGATGCTTCTGATGGCTACCACTCACAAGAACTGTCTCTAGCTCTCTATCTTAAAGAGGAAACAGCTTTCAAGAGGATCAATGTG ATTCAGGATCAAGGGGACAAAGTTGAATTCTCGGGACCCTTGCTATCTCAATCACACAGGGTTGACGAACTCCTAGAGAGACATGAGCGCCAGATCCGCCAAGCTGTTCGACGATCATGGTTCCAAAGAG tgAGGAAAAATGGAAACTGA